Proteins found in one Allorhizobium pseudoryzae genomic segment:
- the cysE gene encoding serine O-acetyltransferase produces the protein MVARTDIRSAEPVASVDPIWDTLRQEARAGAERDPLLAAFLYSTVLNHKSLEDCVIHRICERLDHPDLQAVLLRQTFEEMQEEWPEWGAILRVDIQAYYDRDPACMRFLEPVLYFKGFHAIQTHRLAHWLLKRDRRDFAMYLQSRASSVFQTDINPAARMGRGIFLDHATGFVVGETAVIGDNVSILHGVTLGGTGKEGADRHPKIGNGVLIGAGAKILGNIEIGHCSRVAAGSVVLKPVPPKTTVAGVPAKVVGEAGCSEPSRLMDQMLRSDD, from the coding sequence ATGGTGGCACGCACTGACATTCGTTCCGCGGAGCCTGTGGCTTCCGTGGATCCGATCTGGGACACGCTGCGTCAGGAGGCGAGGGCAGGGGCGGAGCGTGATCCGTTGCTGGCGGCCTTCCTCTATTCGACGGTGCTGAACCACAAGTCCCTCGAAGATTGCGTGATCCACCGCATCTGCGAGCGTCTCGACCATCCGGATCTGCAGGCGGTCCTGCTGCGCCAAACGTTTGAGGAAATGCAGGAGGAATGGCCGGAATGGGGCGCGATCCTGCGCGTGGACATCCAGGCCTACTATGACCGTGATCCGGCCTGCATGCGTTTCCTCGAGCCGGTCCTCTACTTCAAGGGCTTCCATGCCATCCAGACCCATCGTCTGGCGCACTGGCTCTTGAAGCGTGATCGCCGCGACTTTGCCATGTATCTGCAGAGCCGCGCTTCGAGCGTTTTCCAGACCGACATCAATCCGGCAGCCCGCATGGGCCGGGGTATCTTTCTCGACCATGCGACGGGTTTCGTTGTCGGCGAGACGGCGGTCATCGGCGACAATGTCTCGATCCTGCATGGCGTCACGCTCGGTGGTACGGGCAAGGAAGGGGCAGACCGCCATCCGAAGATCGGTAACGGTGTGTTGATCGGCGCCGGTGCCAAGATCCTCGGCAATATCGAGATCGGTCACTGCTCGCGCGTCGCGGCCGGTTCGGTCGTGCTGAAGCCCGTTCCGCCAAAGACCACCGTTGCCGGTGTTCCGGCCAAGGTGGTGGGAGAAGCAGGGTGTTCGGAACCCTCGCGCCTGATGGACCAGATGCTGCGTTCCGACGATTGA